A DNA window from Halococcus saccharolyticus DSM 5350 contains the following coding sequences:
- a CDS encoding SRPBCC family protein, translating into MTPDTIDETEIETTDTTLTLRRTFDAPRERVWQAFTDPDELVQWFVPDGMTAEVRANEVESGGDMFITWTDGENRVNNEGTYVEVVEHERLVTGEETEVGELRVIYEFQDVRDGTEVVVTQEFPGQVPDGAAEGWAGMLETLAELLQESDADPIETEERSMTTSRVIKASPERVYEAFLDPDELAQWLPPTGFSAEVHHLEPEEGGTFRATFTGKTEEFADYGHSFGGTYKELSPGEQIVYTESFETDEPSMAGEMTVTATFEEVPDGTEITVRQEGIPEAIPPSDANEGWNESLENLADVIEEA; encoded by the coding sequence ATGACACCCGACACGATCGACGAGACCGAGATCGAAACGACGGACACGACCCTCACCCTCCGCCGGACGTTCGACGCCCCACGCGAACGCGTGTGGCAGGCGTTCACTGACCCTGACGAACTGGTCCAGTGGTTCGTGCCCGACGGCATGACAGCGGAGGTTCGCGCCAACGAAGTCGAATCCGGTGGCGACATGTTCATCACCTGGACTGACGGGGAGAATCGTGTCAACAACGAGGGAACCTACGTCGAGGTGGTCGAGCACGAACGCCTCGTTACGGGTGAGGAGACCGAAGTGGGAGAGCTTCGTGTCATCTACGAGTTCCAAGATGTTCGGGATGGCACGGAAGTCGTCGTTACCCAGGAGTTCCCTGGGCAGGTTCCCGACGGTGCCGCCGAAGGCTGGGCAGGCATGCTCGAAACCCTGGCGGAACTACTCCAGGAATCAGACGCAGATCCCATCGAGACCGAGGAGCGAAGTATGACAACGAGCCGAGTCATCAAAGCCTCACCCGAACGCGTCTACGAGGCGTTCCTCGATCCCGACGAACTCGCCCAATGGTTGCCACCGACCGGCTTCAGCGCCGAGGTCCACCACCTGGAGCCCGAGGAGGGCGGAACGTTCCGCGCCACGTTCACGGGCAAAACCGAGGAGTTCGCGGACTACGGCCACTCTTTCGGGGGCACCTACAAGGAACTCTCACCGGGCGAGCAGATCGTCTACACTGAATCGTTCGAAACCGATGAGCCGAGCATGGCCGGCGAGATGACCGTGACAGCCACCTTCGAGGAGGTACCAGATGGAACCGAGATCACCGTCCGACAGGAGGGCATCCCGGAGGCCATTCCCCCGAGCGACGCCAACGAAGGGTGGAACGAGTCCCTCGAAAATCTCGCGGATGTAATCGAGGAGGCATAG
- a CDS encoding ArsR/SmtB family transcription factor, with protein MVERQSDDLDLDAIFHALAHPIRRATLEELADGPKSVSELSEPHDVSLAAVSKHLRVLEDANLLEVEQDGRVRRSHLNAAPLSEAFGWLTRYRVLWEDRFDALADHLENEDEDQ; from the coding sequence ATGGTTGAACGACAGTCGGACGATCTTGACCTCGACGCTATCTTCCACGCGCTGGCCCACCCGATCCGCCGGGCCACCCTGGAAGAGTTAGCCGACGGTCCAAAGAGCGTCAGCGAGTTGTCCGAACCCCATGACGTTTCGCTGGCAGCGGTCTCGAAGCACCTGCGCGTGCTGGAGGACGCGAACCTACTCGAAGTCGAGCAGGATGGCCGCGTTCGCCGCAGTCACCTGAACGCCGCGCCACTGAGCGAGGCGTTCGGCTGGCTGACCCGCTACCGCGTGCTCTGGGAGGACCGTTTCGACGCGCTGGCCGACCATCTGGAGAACGAGGACGAAGACCAATGA
- a CDS encoding DUF4177 domain-containing protein → MTKQYEYKVISAAKTFFWSLDKEKTAQRLNQAAQNGWELDETAFDWSGGPSKLILKRER, encoded by the coding sequence ATGACCAAACAATATGAATACAAAGTGATCTCGGCGGCAAAGACATTCTTCTGGAGTCTTGACAAAGAGAAAACAGCACAACGGCTCAACCAAGCAGCTCAAAATGGGTGGGAACTTGATGAGACAGCGTTCGACTGGTCTGGTGGACCTTCAAAGCTCATTCTCAAACGCGAACGCTGA
- a CDS encoding SHOCT domain-containing protein, translating into MKSPSELSWGEMLAIFVLLTLGAGFVAMVAGMPYFWLIWVLGFAVVLPILGILFPEDEADSELVEDERDPDVSTDPLTNLRDQYVRGDLTDEEFERKLDRLLETESPENVAEWRELAKENAR; encoded by the coding sequence ATGAAGAGTCCATCTGAACTTTCATGGGGTGAGATGCTGGCCATTTTCGTGCTCCTCACCCTCGGTGCTGGCTTCGTCGCAATGGTCGCAGGAATGCCGTACTTCTGGCTCATTTGGGTACTCGGTTTCGCGGTTGTCTTACCTATCCTCGGTATTCTGTTCCCTGAAGACGAAGCCGACAGCGAACTGGTAGAGGATGAGCGGGATCCAGATGTGTCAACAGACCCACTGACTAACCTCCGCGACCAGTACGTCCGCGGCGACCTCACTGACGAGGAGTTCGAGCGCAAGCTCGACCGGCTGCTCGAGACTGAATCGCCCGAAAATGTCGCCGAGTGGCGTGAACTGGCTAAAGAGAACGCCAGATAA
- a CDS encoding AIM24 family protein → MNLDEFVESHEPQETGKTFELESSKMLDISLDGHIMSKAGSMIGYTGDIAFERKSAGGGLKGMLKKRVTGEGGVMMRASGTGHLYLADAGKEVQILELDAGDEISVNGNDILAFEDSVGWDIKMMSSIAGTSSGGLFNVFLSGPGHIAITTHGEPLVVPTPVRTDPNATVAWSANVSPNAKHDLNIKSFLGRSSGETFQLEFAGQDGFVIVQPYEEVNPDQSGGSGESASTGEGVSVSDFL, encoded by the coding sequence ATGAATCTCGACGAATTCGTGGAGTCGCACGAACCACAGGAGACCGGTAAAACGTTCGAACTCGAAAGCTCGAAAATGCTCGATATCTCGCTCGACGGGCACATTATGAGCAAAGCAGGCTCGATGATTGGCTATACCGGTGATATTGCCTTTGAGCGTAAGTCGGCCGGCGGCGGGTTGAAAGGCATGCTCAAAAAGCGCGTGACCGGCGAAGGAGGCGTGATGATGCGCGCCTCGGGTACCGGCCATCTCTATCTGGCCGATGCGGGCAAGGAGGTCCAAATTCTCGAACTCGACGCCGGCGACGAAATCAGTGTCAATGGGAACGATATCCTCGCGTTCGAGGACAGTGTGGGATGGGACATCAAGATGATGAGTTCCATCGCAGGTACCTCTTCTGGGGGACTGTTCAACGTCTTCCTCAGCGGGCCGGGCCACATCGCCATCACGACTCACGGTGAGCCACTTGTGGTCCCGACGCCGGTTCGGACCGACCCCAACGCCACTGTCGCCTGGAGCGCCAACGTTTCACCCAACGCGAAGCACGATCTCAATATCAAGAGTTTTCTCGGACGTTCGTCGGGTGAGACCTTCCAACTCGAATTCGCTGGTCAGGATGGATTCGTGATCGTCCAACCCTACGAGGAGGTCAATCCTGACCAGAGTGGCGGGAGCGGCGAGAGTGCTAGTACCGGCGAGGGAGTCAGCGTCAGCGATTTCCTGTGA
- a CDS encoding helix-turn-helix transcriptional regulator, producing the protein MNTERLIELIRRAPVLEALREEGMMDRRELEQHLDVSKSTVHRFTRFLLENGLIERAGGEFVLTPLGEVSAEEIAAFDTSIQTAWQLAPVLEVANAHGVDIDLKAFADATVTIAAPGNPYRPVNRFMSLVSETDSLRGLDPASINPLHMDDIYQRIVDGMETEAVFPPAVIENILTSNPERAKTAFESGNLTLRVHDDLPFGLTLCDNRIGVGIYDEDTGLLRTYADTDAPAAHEWAEAVYTTYRDEATPFTDHAELFDLSSNQILNVDSN; encoded by the coding sequence ATGAACACCGAGCGGCTCATAGAACTCATCAGGCGGGCCCCGGTACTCGAAGCGCTGCGGGAGGAGGGCATGATGGATCGACGAGAGTTAGAGCAGCATCTTGATGTCTCGAAATCCACCGTTCATCGGTTTACTCGATTTCTTCTAGAGAACGGTCTCATCGAGCGGGCAGGGGGTGAGTTCGTGCTTACGCCGTTGGGCGAGGTGAGTGCAGAGGAGATCGCCGCGTTCGACACTTCCATTCAGACAGCGTGGCAGCTCGCACCGGTATTAGAAGTTGCTAACGCACACGGCGTGGATATCGACCTAAAAGCGTTCGCTGACGCGACAGTGACAATCGCCGCACCCGGCAACCCCTACCGTCCGGTGAATCGATTCATGTCGCTAGTGAGTGAGACCGACTCCCTCCGTGGTCTTGATCCCGCCTCGATTAACCCGCTGCATATGGACGATATCTACCAACGCATCGTTGATGGTATGGAGACCGAGGCCGTCTTTCCGCCAGCAGTCATCGAGAATATTTTGACGTCGAACCCCGAGCGGGCAAAGACAGCGTTCGAAAGTGGAAACCTCACGCTTCGGGTTCACGATGATCTGCCGTTCGGGCTAACCCTCTGTGACAACCGAATTGGAGTTGGCATCTACGACGAGGACACCGGGTTGTTACGGACATACGCCGATACCGATGCACCCGCCGCGCATGAGTGGGCCGAAGCAGTTTATACGACCTACCGCGACGAGGCGACCCCGTTCACGGACCACGCGGAACTTTTCGACTTATCATCTAATCAAATACTCAATGTCGATAGCAACTAA
- a CDS encoding DUF4870 domain-containing protein, with protein sequence MASSTQDIEREPAAPAVESESGLDSNVAGALSYLFGIVSGLIFFLIEKDDRFVRWHAAQSMAFNGLLIVTYIALTFLGTVVSVASFGGSSGMFLVGSLFSLILGLVWLVVAVGGFAAWVYLMVKAYQGETPRLPVAAGIADKLV encoded by the coding sequence ATGGCAAGCAGCACACAAGACATCGAACGAGAGCCCGCGGCACCGGCTGTGGAGAGCGAATCGGGACTAGACAGCAACGTTGCGGGGGCACTATCATACCTCTTCGGCATCGTTTCGGGACTGATCTTCTTCCTGATCGAGAAGGACGACCGATTCGTGCGGTGGCACGCCGCTCAGAGCATGGCGTTCAACGGGCTGCTCATTGTGACCTACATCGCCCTCACCTTCCTCGGGACGGTTGTATCGGTAGCGTCGTTCGGCGGGAGTTCGGGAATGTTCCTTGTCGGGAGTCTGTTCTCGCTGATCCTCGGGCTAGTCTGGCTCGTTGTTGCTGTCGGCGGGTTCGCCGCGTGGGTCTACCTGATGGTCAAGGCCTACCAGGGCGAGACACCCCGGCTTCCGGTAGCGGCGGGCATCGCCGACAAGTTGGTCTGA
- a CDS encoding TrkA C-terminal domain-containing protein, whose product MRFGEIDIETIPTGMSVAWSMDNFIERPAIAHWMTELNRTGDVPETEVTADNIVGETVAELGAELPENCYLALISWNEENRLAHADDALERGDHITFIGRREAVREAIKHCHPE is encoded by the coding sequence GTGCGCTTCGGTGAAATTGATATCGAGACGATCCCCACGGGAATGTCGGTTGCGTGGTCGATGGACAACTTCATCGAACGGCCAGCGATCGCCCACTGGATGACGGAACTCAATCGGACGGGTGACGTCCCGGAGACCGAGGTGACGGCTGACAATATCGTGGGGGAGACGGTAGCCGAACTGGGAGCCGAGCTTCCAGAGAATTGTTATCTCGCACTCATTAGTTGGAACGAGGAGAATCGGCTTGCCCATGCGGACGACGCTCTCGAGAGAGGCGACCACATCACCTTTATCGGACGGAGAGAGGCAGTCAGAGAGGCGATCAAACACTGTCATCCGGAATGA
- the corA gene encoding magnesium/cobalt transporter CorA has product MITAVSCSTNDTTEHNDIAAARQDSGVTWVRATNTTPREQELIREEFGIHPLATEDVLNTVRPKTEEYPEYTFVLLKTASLAAKETTFRDELDTDPIGLFIGRDWLVTLSVSPIKVVEQTQRTVIDNPQALPERDADFIAYLIVDKIVESYFDVLDQLEIEIETIEEQIVETTDADVLTSLNEVRRELLSFRRLLWPSREAVGVLARGDPTQTRAITEKYYRDVYDHLVQLVELTETYRTLASGARDIYLSTLSQSTNEVMKTLTVVATIVLPLTLVVGLYGMNFETMPELSWSLGYPAVLFGMVVISLTIVIYFRRQNYI; this is encoded by the coding sequence ATGATCACTGCAGTCTCTTGTAGCACTAATGATACAACTGAGCACAATGATATTGCGGCGGCGCGGCAGGATTCAGGGGTAACATGGGTGCGCGCAACCAACACGACTCCCAGAGAGCAGGAACTAATTCGAGAAGAATTCGGTATCCATCCCCTTGCAACCGAGGATGTCCTCAACACCGTTCGGCCTAAAACTGAAGAGTATCCTGAATACACGTTTGTGCTTCTCAAAACCGCGTCTCTCGCGGCAAAAGAAACAACTTTTCGCGACGAGCTCGACACCGATCCGATTGGTCTATTCATCGGCCGAGATTGGTTAGTTACGCTCTCAGTATCCCCAATTAAGGTAGTTGAGCAGACCCAGCGGACGGTCATTGATAATCCCCAAGCTCTCCCTGAACGAGATGCTGATTTCATCGCGTATTTGATCGTCGATAAAATAGTCGAATCATACTTCGATGTACTGGATCAGCTTGAGATTGAGATCGAAACAATCGAAGAGCAAATCGTTGAAACGACAGATGCGGACGTACTGACTTCTCTTAATGAAGTCCGACGTGAATTACTCTCATTTCGTCGCTTGCTCTGGCCCTCACGTGAAGCCGTAGGGGTGCTTGCTCGCGGTGATCCCACTCAAACTCGGGCAATTACTGAGAAGTATTATCGTGATGTCTATGATCACCTCGTTCAATTGGTGGAGCTTACTGAGACCTACCGCACTCTCGCAAGCGGAGCCCGTGATATCTATCTCAGTACGCTTTCTCAGTCAACCAACGAAGTAATGAAGACGTTGACAGTTGTAGCAACGATTGTTCTGCCACTCACCCTCGTGGTCGGTCTGTATGGGATGAACTTCGAGACGATGCCCGAACTCAGCTGGTCTCTTGGGTATCCGGCCGTCCTTTTTGGAATGGTCGTGATATCACTAACCATTGTCATATATTTCCGACGCCAAAACTATATCTGA
- a CDS encoding helix-turn-helix domain-containing protein — protein sequence MFQQDEWNGGEPTGMIEAQRVTLVTAYENGYFEEPREADLADIAAKLGLSPTAIGGRIRRSTGRFVETALLDD from the coding sequence ATGTTCCAGCAGGACGAGTGGAACGGCGGGGAGCCGACAGGGATGATTGAGGCCCAGCGCGTTACGCTGGTGACGGCTTATGAGAACGGCTACTTCGAGGAGCCGCGCGAAGCCGATCTCGCTGACATTGCCGCGAAACTCGGTTTGTCCCCAACTGCCATCGGCGGCCGAATCCGCCGTAGCACGGGCAGATTCGTCGAGACGGCGCTCTTAGACGACTGA
- a CDS encoding DUF7509 family protein, whose product MRDRLLAELGEVPRHRFLVYLMGPYKTFSLEEMLADTDVNTDSVSVDFGSLTGDADTDTTAEQTVLDRLIHARDRLRVDPGVNAFLALDADIDLDEMDAATQSIAFARASNVTAFIAPKVGKNLGVGIETGSVLEDIFRDQEQNNETALNTRAERVVFVHEAGVRSAMIGSISRRWDATIYSYETDEDLVRRLREFVANVIRRELTGNLPSLDDETDET is encoded by the coding sequence ATGCGTGATCGGCTGCTCGCTGAACTCGGCGAGGTGCCTCGGCATCGGTTCTTGGTATATCTGATGGGACCGTACAAAACATTCAGTCTCGAAGAGATGCTGGCTGACACCGATGTCAACACGGATTCCGTGAGTGTCGATTTCGGGAGTCTCACTGGCGATGCTGACACGGATACAACTGCCGAACAGACCGTGCTTGATCGGTTGATCCACGCTCGCGACCGCCTCCGCGTCGATCCTGGTGTGAACGCGTTTCTCGCGCTTGATGCCGACATTGATCTCGACGAGATGGATGCAGCCACCCAGAGTATCGCGTTCGCCCGAGCAAGCAATGTGACCGCCTTCATCGCCCCGAAGGTAGGCAAGAACCTCGGTGTCGGCATTGAAACCGGATCGGTCCTTGAAGACATCTTCCGCGACCAGGAACAGAATAATGAGACGGCACTGAATACTCGTGCCGAACGCGTCGTCTTCGTTCATGAAGCAGGCGTGCGGAGCGCGATGATCGGGTCGATCTCGCGGCGGTGGGATGCGACGATTTACTCGTATGAGACTGACGAGGATCTCGTCAGACGGCTGCGAGAATTCGTCGCAAACGTGATACGGCGGGAGCTGACAGGTAACCTTCCCTCGCTTGACGACGAGACCGATGAAACATGA
- a CDS encoding helix-turn-helix domain-containing protein, translating to MAGQSSPEAHSEEGSEPGPLLPEHSVLSLDEYLAMQRAIGDEIRFRLLRTLKARGDMSAKELETALEIEGNKLHYHLNKLVDVGLVQNRKRKEPDSSGLFSYYRASALGEAILEHGVEELIRDEWQSLERYSK from the coding sequence ATGGCTGGGCAATCTTCGCCCGAGGCGCACTCCGAGGAGGGTAGTGAACCGGGACCGCTTCTGCCCGAACACAGTGTTCTCTCACTCGATGAGTATCTCGCGATGCAGCGGGCCATTGGAGACGAGATCCGATTTCGGCTTCTTCGGACGCTCAAAGCCCGTGGAGACATGAGTGCGAAAGAACTTGAGACAGCGCTTGAGATCGAGGGGAACAAGCTTCACTACCATCTCAACAAGTTAGTGGATGTTGGCCTCGTACAAAATCGGAAACGGAAAGAACCGGATAGTAGCGGTCTCTTCTCGTATTACCGGGCGAGTGCTCTTGGCGAAGCCATCCTCGAACACGGTGTTGAAGAACTGATCCGCGACGAGTGGCAGTCGCTTGAGCGTTATAGTAAGTGA
- a CDS encoding tyrosine-type recombinase/integrase, producing MVRIDAVIEDFLTDKGKGQRGESGNYRQDASRELDRFVDFLADHEDAVETFDELESGHLREYARYLTRQGWTEGTVRTYYAYVSAFCGWAVREGHLAENVAQRRNATEPIPDDGGHKSGNQQAWSAGDRQQLTAFVDEQASTAIDNIGEDREAAIKACRDRALVYLLSYSGVRGAEILRDRSDERRQGLYWEDVHLEDRYATVFAKKQRLDDRGLPQPVLHPLQMYQKVLDVPSQNWPVFPSLHRPTLSECLTDRLTARGYIKTEIEEMHTDRSQIEICIEFDITPPSMTTGAGRHVLKRLCDAAGIELGDDRDYLMPHGARRGAGEVLVRTSGHAAAARALDNSEEVVREHYSHIEAGELADQMTTAFEEADQ from the coding sequence GTGGTGCGGATCGACGCCGTCATCGAGGACTTCCTGACGGACAAGGGGAAAGGACAGCGCGGCGAGAGCGGGAACTACCGCCAAGACGCAAGTCGAGAGCTCGATCGGTTCGTCGACTTTCTCGCTGATCACGAAGACGCAGTAGAGACGTTCGACGAACTGGAGTCCGGACACCTACGCGAGTACGCGCGCTACCTCACCCGTCAGGGCTGGACAGAGGGGACAGTCCGCACGTACTACGCGTACGTCTCGGCGTTCTGTGGCTGGGCAGTCCGCGAGGGCCACCTCGCCGAGAACGTTGCCCAGCGGCGCAACGCGACCGAGCCGATTCCCGATGATGGCGGTCACAAGAGTGGCAACCAGCAAGCGTGGTCCGCTGGGGATCGCCAACAGCTCACTGCGTTCGTCGACGAGCAGGCGAGTACCGCGATCGACAATATCGGCGAGGATCGAGAGGCAGCGATCAAAGCCTGCCGCGACCGCGCTCTGGTGTATCTGCTGTCGTATTCCGGAGTGCGGGGCGCGGAGATCCTCCGCGATCGGAGCGACGAGCGTCGCCAAGGGCTCTACTGGGAGGACGTTCATCTCGAAGACCGGTATGCGACCGTGTTCGCCAAGAAACAGCGTCTCGATGACCGGGGTCTCCCCCAACCAGTACTCCACCCGCTACAGATGTACCAGAAGGTCCTCGACGTGCCAAGCCAGAACTGGCCGGTGTTCCCCTCGTTGCATCGCCCGACACTCTCGGAGTGTTTGACTGATAGGCTGACCGCACGCGGGTACATCAAAACCGAGATCGAAGAGATGCACACGGACCGCTCGCAGATCGAAATCTGCATCGAATTCGATATTACTCCTCCGTCAATGACGACCGGTGCTGGGAGGCACGTCCTCAAGCGGCTCTGTGATGCGGCGGGTATCGAACTCGGCGACGACCGCGACTATCTGATGCCTCACGGCGCTCGCCGCGGTGCCGGTGAAGTCCTCGTGCGGACTTCAGGACACGCAGCTGCTGCCCGAGCCCTCGACAACTCCGAGGAGGTCGTTCGCGAGCACTACTCACATATCGAAGCCGGCGAGCTCGCTGACCAGATGACCACCGCCTTTGAGGAAGCGGACCAATGA
- a CDS encoding magnesium transporter — protein sequence MAASSFDSQQAIATSPTPAKAFQDVPRNRRRRVFFRLSETVQQSVIEDMSQEQLHRFIRRIDPDEATDVLQLTDEETQAVILRRLDEDRRERIGFLLDFDPETTAGMMNLNYITLDASSSFDAVAQRVRRYEERIGRFPTIFITDGDELLGELPSQALAMADRESVKVTDHIHETPTVRYDRPDTDALEVFRANPESMVAVLDTDDSILGVIDADDILRVIDEEASETLYEFTGVAEEESVLDGPLTKIRSRYKWLVINLGTAFMAAAVVGLFESTIAALAVLAAYMPVVAGMGGNAGTQTMAVTVRGISLEQVSLATGTRAIVNEVIAGAANGLITGVLVAAIATVFNQSPLLGLVIGVSMVLNLIIAGFFGALIPLVLDRLGQDPATSATIFITTATDVLGFFAFLGLAQVVLL from the coding sequence ATGGCCGCGTCTTCGTTTGATAGTCAACAAGCAATCGCCACCTCACCGACGCCAGCGAAGGCATTTCAGGACGTCCCACGGAATCGTCGGAGACGTGTGTTTTTTCGGCTGTCCGAGACAGTGCAGCAGTCCGTCATCGAAGACATGAGCCAAGAGCAGTTGCATCGATTTATCCGTCGGATCGATCCTGACGAGGCGACAGATGTTCTTCAACTGACTGACGAGGAAACGCAGGCAGTGATTCTCCGGCGTCTCGACGAGGACCGCCGAGAGAGAATCGGATTCCTCCTTGATTTCGACCCAGAGACCACTGCGGGCATGATGAATCTCAATTATATAACGCTCGACGCCAGCAGTAGTTTCGACGCTGTCGCCCAGCGTGTCCGCCGCTACGAGGAACGGATCGGTCGTTTCCCGACTATCTTCATCACTGACGGCGACGAACTACTGGGTGAGTTGCCCAGTCAAGCGTTAGCGATGGCTGACCGGGAGTCTGTCAAGGTTACTGACCACATCCACGAAACCCCAACTGTCAGGTACGACAGGCCCGATACAGACGCGCTCGAAGTCTTCAGAGCCAATCCAGAGAGTATGGTCGCCGTTCTCGATACCGATGATAGCATTCTCGGAGTCATCGACGCGGACGACATTCTTCGGGTCATCGATGAAGAGGCCAGCGAAACGCTCTACGAGTTCACCGGCGTCGCTGAAGAGGAGAGCGTCCTTGACGGTCCCCTCACGAAGATCCGCAGTCGGTACAAGTGGCTCGTCATCAACCTCGGAACGGCGTTCATGGCCGCGGCCGTCGTCGGGTTGTTCGAGAGCACTATCGCGGCGCTTGCAGTGCTGGCAGCGTATATGCCGGTCGTCGCCGGGATGGGTGGCAACGCGGGCACCCAGACGATGGCCGTGACCGTCCGCGGCATCTCGCTCGAACAGGTCTCGCTCGCAACTGGTACGCGCGCTATCGTCAACGAGGTCATCGCGGGTGCCGCCAACGGCCTCATCACTGGCGTACTCGTCGCTGCCATTGCCACAGTGTTCAATCAGAGCCCACTCTTGGGACTGGTCATCGGCGTGTCGATGGTGCTGAACCTGATTATCGCCGGATTCTTCGGTGCTCTCATTCCACTCGTTCTCGACCGGCTCGGCCAAGACCCCGCAACCTCGGCGACCATCTTCATCACCACTGCGACCGACGTCCTTGGCTTTTTTGCCTTCCTCGGGCTGGCTCAGGTCGTTCTGCTGTAA
- a CDS encoding SPFH domain-containing protein has product MLLVLLQVADIGISSIIVLLVVVLAIITVYSAIEIVNAYEKRALTVFGDYRKLLQPGINFVPPFVNRTYPFDMRTQTLDVPRQEAITRDNSPVTADAVVYIKVMDAKKAFLEVDDYKRAVLNLAQTTLRAVLGDMDLDNTLSKRTEINTKIRKELDEPTDEWGIRVESVEVREVNPSPTVQQAMEQQTSAERRRRAMILEAQGERRSAVESAEGEKQSNIIRAQGEKQSQILEAQGDAVSTVLRAKSAESMGERAVIDKGMETLESIGQGESTTFVLPQELSSMLGRYGKHLTGSDVREDGQDLDSLDFDDETRELIGLDDIDEIIGNIDEDAELDIEAMEQEAEAIKTGEATGDIQDPDEIIAEMDQPDRSSATGDEDDLSDGTDTSNTETEELESEPN; this is encoded by the coding sequence ATGCTACTCGTTCTGCTCCAGGTTGCCGACATCGGGATTTCGTCGATCATCGTCCTACTGGTAGTGGTACTCGCGATTATTACTGTCTACAGTGCGATCGAGATCGTCAACGCCTATGAGAAACGTGCGCTCACCGTGTTCGGCGACTACCGCAAACTGCTCCAACCCGGCATCAACTTCGTGCCGCCGTTCGTCAACCGAACCTATCCGTTCGATATGCGGACCCAGACGCTCGATGTTCCCCGTCAAGAGGCCATTACGCGCGACAACTCGCCCGTGACCGCCGATGCGGTGGTTTACATCAAGGTAATGGACGCGAAGAAAGCGTTTCTGGAGGTCGACGACTACAAGCGCGCGGTGTTGAACCTTGCTCAGACCACCCTCCGCGCCGTCTTGGGCGATATGGACTTGGATAACACCCTGAGTAAGCGTACAGAAATCAACACGAAAATCCGGAAAGAACTCGATGAACCGACCGACGAGTGGGGCATCCGAGTTGAGTCGGTCGAGGTCCGTGAGGTGAACCCCTCACCGACCGTCCAACAAGCAATGGAACAGCAGACTTCCGCGGAGCGGCGTCGACGCGCGATGATTCTCGAAGCCCAGGGTGAACGCCGGAGTGCGGTCGAGAGTGCGGAGGGTGAAAAGCAGTCAAACATCATCCGCGCCCAGGGTGAAAAGCAGAGCCAGATCCTCGAAGCCCAGGGTGATGCAGTTTCGACGGTACTGCGGGCGAAATCCGCCGAGTCGATGGGCGAGCGTGCGGTGATCGACAAGGGGATGGAAACCCTCGAATCGATCGGCCAGGGCGAATCGACGACGTTCGTCCTGCCCCAGGAGCTCTCCTCAATGCTCGGCCGGTACGGCAAGCATCTCACCGGCAGCGACGTCCGTGAGGACGGTCAGGATCTCGACAGCCTCGACTTCGACGACGAGACTCGCGAACTGATCGGACTCGACGACATCGACGAGATCATCGGCAACATCGACGAGGACGCCGAACTCGACATCGAGGCGATGGAACAGGAGGCCGAAGCGATCAAAACCGGGGAGGCGACCGGCGACATCCAGGACCCCGACGAGATCATCGCGGAGATGGACCAACCCGACAGAAGCAGCGCGACGGGCGATGAGGATGATTTGAGCGATGGGACCGACACGAGCAACACCGAAACCGAGGAACTCGAATCAGAACCCAATTGA